CCTCTTTGTGAAAGCTTGGCTTTGGCTCAGTCGGCAGTTCGCCGATGCGCCCAAATGCGCTGGAGCTTCGACATGTTCTTGAGCGAGCTTTGCACATGCGCGCGCGCTGCATTTGCAGCGGCCTCGCGGTCGCGTGCACAGATAGCGTCCGCAATTGCCCGATGCTCATCGAGATCCGTGTGCTCGAGATCGACCCAAAGAACCTCGAGCCACAGAGCCAAACGAAGCTGCTGATAAACTTGGTCGGTCACTCTTACGAGAGCCTCGTTGCGAGTCGATTCCACGATGACTCGATGGATATAAAGTCCAAGGTCGAGGTTACGGGCGGCGTCGGACGGCGCCTCATTGGTCGTCTCCTTAAGCTCCATCATCTGGGCGATTACGCTTCGAAGCCGATCGAGGTCTTCTTCAGTCGCCATCTCGCAGGCAAGCTGCGCCGCGCAAACATCGAGTGCCTCGCGGACAACCAGCAAATTGCAGAATTTGGTGACGTCCAGATCGGTGACCGTGTATCCGAGGTTTCGTTGTCCGACGATCAACCCTTCCTCTTCAAGCTTCATCAACGCTTCGCGCAACG
Above is a window of Rhizobium sp. CCGE531 DNA encoding:
- a CDS encoding GntR family transcriptional regulator, which codes for MASTKTEQRGSLRESTYSQLKDLILSGQLRPSERLSENTLAKRFGVSRTPLREALMKLEEEGLIVGQRNLGYTVTDLDVTKFCNLLVVREALDVCAAQLACEMATEEDLDRLRSVIAQMMELKETTNEAPSDAARNLDLGLYIHRVIVESTRNEALVRVTDQVYQQLRLALWLEVLWVDLEHTDLDEHRAIADAICARDREAAANAARAHVQSSLKNMSKLQRIWAHRRTAD